The following coding sequences lie in one Megalodesulfovibrio gigas DSM 1382 = ATCC 19364 genomic window:
- a CDS encoding phage minor head protein encodes MPETSNKVPAASPSSPSPLPPPLPMSEALDFWQQKIQLPPAEFYRLAEAQRVRAFTVSGLARADMLHQVHQSLETALRDGITLEQFKKNLSGVWEENGWTGHKAWRIDNIFRTNLQTAYNVGRYKQMAEVAEDRPFWQYSAVNDSRTRPTHRALHGKVYPHDSPFWDTWYPPNGFRCRCKVKTLSADDVRARGLAVEEYLKDDLIEPKGEHGPMPARPLRPDAGFAGNPGKEAWQPDLSRYPDWLRRKLEARLGTPSTPSIPPVPAMPPLAETPTAGLQGAVPAFGTTREASAWAVANNVADHADFTGAKPEVATAWLQSLSDHMREFPALRANQKFTGTCQAQFSRWWEVTVSETEKRLREANPGRAGDFRKMAESYVKKRKVAGNVYAHSWAQRDVGGVCVNKTWASTPDKFRAQLSRDVASRFHPVGCDTIRSVVDHEMGHQLDDLLRLHVDPNVVALYQEAKKLGMENEVSIYARKNIKEFIAECWAEARNNPAPRRFSRRLAAIVRSRYAAQHP; translated from the coding sequence ATGCCTGAGACATCAAACAAGGTCCCTGCCGCTTCCCCCTCGTCCCCCTCGCCATTGCCGCCACCCCTCCCAATGTCAGAAGCCCTGGACTTCTGGCAACAGAAGATCCAGCTGCCCCCCGCGGAGTTCTATCGCCTGGCCGAGGCCCAGCGGGTGCGGGCTTTTACTGTCAGCGGCCTGGCCCGGGCGGACATGTTGCATCAGGTCCACCAGAGCCTGGAAACCGCCCTGCGAGACGGCATCACCCTGGAGCAGTTCAAGAAGAACCTGTCCGGCGTGTGGGAGGAGAACGGCTGGACAGGACACAAGGCCTGGCGCATCGACAACATCTTCCGGACGAACCTGCAGACGGCCTACAACGTCGGGCGGTACAAGCAAATGGCGGAGGTGGCCGAGGATCGGCCCTTCTGGCAATACAGCGCCGTGAACGACAGCCGCACCCGCCCGACGCATCGGGCGCTGCACGGGAAGGTCTATCCCCACGATTCGCCCTTTTGGGACACCTGGTACCCGCCCAACGGCTTCCGCTGCCGGTGCAAGGTCAAGACCCTGTCTGCCGATGACGTCCGCGCCCGCGGCCTGGCCGTGGAAGAATACCTCAAGGATGATTTGATCGAGCCAAAGGGCGAGCATGGCCCCATGCCGGCCCGGCCCCTGCGGCCGGATGCGGGCTTTGCCGGCAATCCGGGCAAGGAGGCCTGGCAGCCGGACCTGTCACGCTATCCGGATTGGCTGCGGAGGAAGCTGGAAGCGAGGCTGGGCACGCCGTCCACCCCGTCTATTCCGCCCGTGCCTGCCATGCCGCCCCTGGCCGAAACGCCCACGGCAGGCTTGCAAGGTGCCGTTCCGGCATTTGGCACGACACGAGAGGCCAGTGCCTGGGCAGTGGCAAATAACGTGGCAGACCACGCTGATTTCACCGGGGCGAAGCCGGAAGTGGCCACGGCGTGGCTCCAGAGCCTGTCCGATCATATGAGGGAGTTCCCGGCTCTGCGAGCGAACCAAAAGTTCACGGGAACGTGCCAGGCTCAATTCTCACGGTGGTGGGAAGTCACCGTCTCCGAGACGGAGAAGCGCCTTCGGGAAGCCAACCCCGGCAGGGCGGGAGACTTCCGCAAGATGGCGGAAAGCTATGTCAAGAAGCGGAAGGTGGCTGGCAATGTATACGCTCATTCGTGGGCGCAGCGTGACGTCGGTGGCGTGTGTGTCAACAAAACATGGGCTTCGACCCCGGACAAATTCCGGGCGCAGCTGTCGCGAGATGTGGCGTCTCGATTCCACCCCGTTGGGTGTGACACGATACGCAGCGTAGTCGACCACGAAATGGGGCACCAACTGGACGACTTATTGAGGTTGCACGTTGACCCCAATGTCGTAGCGTTATATCAAGAAGCAAAGAAACTGGGCATGGAGAACGAGGTCTCCATCTATGCAAGAAAAAACATCAAGGAATTCATTGCCGAATGCTGGGCCGAAGCCCGCAACAACCCCGCCCCGCGTCGGTTCTCCCGACGACTTGCAGCCATCGTCCGGAGCAGATATGCCGCTCAACATCCCTGA
- a CDS encoding phage terminase large subunit family protein, giving the protein MAKRRAPVPPAASSPAAVASPRTGKAKCLPPDPTALFLPYQERWIKDRSRLKLMEKGRQIGLSWSTAYPLVERTARAGAAHDMWVSSRDEIQARLFLEDCKMWAKVFDQVATDMGEQVIDPDKRLSAYVLRFASGKCIYSMSSNPDAQAGKRGGRVLDEFALHKDPRMMWSIAYPGITWGGNLEVISTHRGSKNFFNELIREVRERGNPKGISLHRVTLEDALNQGFLFKLQQALPPDAEQQAMDEAAYFDFVKAGCADEESFLQEYMCQPGDDDAAFLEYDIIASCEYGPRDHWELAAPPLELQGELYGGLDIGRKRDLTVLWILERLGDVLYTRAVITLAAMPKPAQEAILWPWIKMLRRTCFDYTGLGIGWGDDAQAQFGAHRVELVTFTPHIKEALAFPVRGAMEDRRLRLPHDPHIRADLRSVTKQATAAGNIRFTAERTADGHADRFWALALALHAAGSRAPAPMEHQSAGARVSGEYGQAWRG; this is encoded by the coding sequence ATGGCCAAACGCCGCGCGCCTGTTCCCCCTGCCGCCTCTTCACCTGCCGCCGTCGCTTCCCCGCGCACTGGCAAGGCCAAGTGTCTGCCGCCGGACCCCACGGCGTTGTTTCTCCCGTACCAGGAACGCTGGATCAAAGACCGCTCCCGCCTCAAGCTCATGGAAAAGGGCCGGCAGATCGGCCTGTCCTGGAGCACGGCGTACCCGCTGGTGGAGCGCACGGCCAGGGCGGGCGCGGCCCATGACATGTGGGTTAGCAGCCGCGACGAAATCCAGGCCCGGCTGTTCCTGGAAGACTGCAAGATGTGGGCAAAGGTCTTTGACCAGGTGGCCACGGACATGGGCGAACAGGTCATAGACCCGGACAAGCGCCTGTCCGCCTATGTGCTGCGCTTCGCCTCGGGCAAGTGCATCTACAGCATGTCCAGCAACCCGGACGCCCAGGCCGGCAAGCGCGGCGGCCGCGTGCTGGATGAATTCGCCCTGCACAAAGACCCGCGCATGATGTGGTCCATCGCCTACCCCGGCATCACCTGGGGCGGCAATCTGGAAGTCATTTCCACCCATCGCGGCAGCAAGAACTTTTTCAACGAGCTGATCCGGGAGGTGCGGGAGCGGGGCAACCCCAAGGGCATCAGTCTGCACCGGGTGACCCTGGAAGACGCCCTCAATCAGGGCTTTCTGTTCAAGCTCCAGCAGGCCCTGCCGCCCGACGCCGAACAGCAGGCCATGGACGAGGCGGCCTACTTCGACTTCGTCAAGGCCGGCTGCGCCGATGAAGAATCCTTTCTCCAGGAATACATGTGCCAGCCCGGCGACGATGACGCGGCCTTCCTGGAATACGACATCATCGCCAGTTGCGAATACGGCCCGCGGGATCACTGGGAGCTGGCCGCGCCGCCCCTGGAGTTGCAGGGCGAGCTGTACGGCGGCCTGGACATTGGGCGCAAGCGGGACCTGACCGTCCTGTGGATCCTGGAGCGCCTGGGCGATGTGCTGTACACCCGCGCCGTGATCACCCTGGCCGCCATGCCCAAGCCGGCCCAGGAAGCCATCCTCTGGCCCTGGATCAAGATGTTGCGCCGGACCTGTTTTGACTACACCGGCCTGGGCATCGGCTGGGGCGACGACGCCCAGGCGCAGTTTGGCGCGCACCGCGTGGAGCTGGTGACCTTCACCCCCCACATCAAGGAAGCCCTGGCCTTTCCCGTGCGCGGGGCCATGGAGGATCGGCGGTTGCGCCTGCCCCATGATCCCCACATCCGCGCGGACCTGCGTTCCGTGACCAAGCAGGCCACCGCCGCGGGCAACATCCGCTTTACCGCCGAACGCACCGCCGACGGCCACGCCGACCGCTTCTGGGCCTTGGCCCTGGCCCTGCACGCCGCCGGCTCCCGCGCCCCCGCGCCCATGGAGCACCAAAGCGCTGGGGCGCGCGTCAGTGGCGAGTATGGGCAGGCGTGGCGGGGGTAG
- a CDS encoding glycoside hydrolase family 108 protein: MPTEWDAFFDWLMGAEGRVVHHDPDDTGGQTCWGIARKHHPDWEGWAVVDRHAPKQPPRAEIEPLVSAFYQKLLASWWLSTPTPLREVLCDIVVNMGAGRATCLLQEGVNRASGQARLSVDGVIGPKTLAAVSRREPRALALDVCAVRLDAYTRIVARRPSQGKFLRGWRNRVASLKRFLSL, encoded by the coding sequence ATGCCGACGGAATGGGACGCCTTTTTTGACTGGCTCATGGGTGCCGAGGGGCGCGTGGTGCATCACGATCCCGACGACACCGGCGGGCAGACCTGCTGGGGCATTGCCCGCAAGCACCATCCGGACTGGGAGGGCTGGGCCGTGGTGGACCGGCACGCCCCCAAACAGCCGCCGCGCGCGGAAATTGAGCCCCTGGTAAGCGCCTTTTATCAGAAACTGTTGGCCTCCTGGTGGCTGAGCACCCCCACGCCCCTGCGCGAAGTCCTGTGTGACATCGTGGTCAACATGGGCGCGGGCAGGGCCACGTGCCTGCTGCAGGAAGGGGTCAATCGCGCATCCGGCCAGGCCCGCCTCTCCGTGGACGGCGTCATTGGCCCCAAGACCCTGGCCGCGGTGTCACGGCGGGAGCCCCGCGCGCTGGCCCTGGACGTGTGCGCCGTCCGCCTGGATGCCTACACGCGGATCGTGGCCCGCAGGCCCTCGCAGGGCAAGTTCCTCAGGGGCTGGCGCAATCGCGTGGCCTCCCTCAAACGGTTTCTTTCCCTCTGA
- a CDS encoding TraR/DksA C4-type zinc finger protein, which translates to MDEADQAQRAEAAFLEAALAKAGGARRAAELSGAPGTLDCPGCIDCGEPIPVARLRAMPGCRRCRDCQDLYESERP; encoded by the coding sequence ATGGATGAAGCGGATCAGGCGCAACGGGCGGAGGCCGCCTTTCTGGAGGCAGCCCTGGCCAAGGCAGGCGGGGCGAGGCGTGCCGCCGAATTGTCTGGCGCCCCCGGCACGTTGGACTGCCCCGGCTGCATCGACTGCGGCGAGCCCATCCCCGTGGCGCGGCTACGGGCCATGCCCGGTTGCCGTCGCTGCCGGGATTGCCAGGACCTTTACGAATCGGAGCGGCCATGA
- a CDS encoding phage portal protein family protein, protein MAPERNEIAASRDGRDSVRGWLSPLMLAPVDDRVLLERGGGDYRLYEEVLRDDHVKTAITQRAHGVIARDWKIEPGGTRAKDKAAADFLQETLEALQWDRITLAMLAGVYYGFSVAECLWTRDGRFVRLEDVKVRNRRRFGFDGAGRLRLLTLADAMPGELMPERKFWVFRAGADHDDAPYGLGLAHYLYWPVWLKRNAWRFWATYLEKYAAPTALGKYPSGSSDVDKGRLLEALTAIQRDSAIIVPDGMLVELLEATRAGSVDYQGFINACNEAILLLCIGQTATAKGTPGSLGG, encoded by the coding sequence ATGGCGCCTGAGCGCAACGAAATAGCCGCCTCCCGTGACGGGCGGGATAGTGTCCGGGGCTGGCTGTCGCCCCTCATGCTGGCCCCGGTGGATGACCGCGTGCTCCTGGAGCGCGGCGGCGGGGACTATCGCCTGTATGAGGAGGTGTTGCGCGACGATCACGTCAAGACCGCCATCACACAACGCGCCCACGGCGTCATCGCGCGGGATTGGAAGATTGAGCCCGGCGGCACGCGGGCCAAGGACAAGGCCGCCGCGGACTTTCTGCAAGAGACCCTGGAGGCGTTGCAGTGGGACCGCATCACCCTGGCCATGCTGGCCGGGGTCTACTACGGGTTCAGCGTGGCGGAATGCCTGTGGACGCGGGACGGGCGGTTTGTGCGGCTGGAGGATGTGAAAGTCCGCAACCGGCGGCGCTTCGGGTTCGACGGCGCAGGCCGCTTGCGGCTGCTGACCCTGGCCGACGCCATGCCCGGCGAGCTCATGCCCGAGCGCAAGTTCTGGGTCTTCCGGGCCGGGGCGGACCATGACGACGCGCCCTACGGCCTGGGCCTGGCGCACTATCTGTACTGGCCCGTGTGGCTCAAGCGCAACGCCTGGCGCTTCTGGGCTACCTATTTGGAAAAGTACGCCGCGCCCACGGCCCTGGGCAAGTATCCCTCGGGCTCCAGCGACGTGGACAAGGGCCGGCTGCTGGAGGCGCTCACGGCCATCCAACGCGATTCCGCCATCATCGTGCCGGACGGGATGCTGGTGGAGCTGCTGGAGGCCACCCGCGCCGGCAGCGTGGATTACCAGGGCTTTATCAACGCCTGCAACGAGGCGATTTTGCTGCTCTGCATCGGCCAGACTGCCACGGCCAAGGGCACCCCCGGCAGCCTGGGCGGCGA
- a CDS encoding phage minor head protein, with protein sequence MPETSNKVPAASPSSPSPLPPPLPMSEALDFWQQKIQLPPAEFYRLAEAQRVRAFTVSGLARADMLHQVHQSLETALRDGITLEQFKKNLAGVWEENGWTGHKAWRIDNIFRTNLQTAYNVGRYKQMAEVAEDRPFWQYSAVNDSRTRPTHRALHGKVYPHDSPFWDTWYPPNGFRCRCKVKTLSADDVRARGLAVEEYLKDDLIEPVGEHGPMPARPLRPDAGFAGNPGKEAWSGLSPEPIDEAEVRLRPTAMVCPNLRGASFAEKSSHNAPCGLPLADIPARYIHAVAPQDILPTGQPAEFYARAFMAEFGLGLHDAKVLNIPGTSLPLVIDKDLLLDKRKPNRPLKTLKMQRAPYMKLLARTILDPFEVWQAPVEVTGRGMEALHFVRLFGEERVGGFAVFSLLDMRRWVGSTAYTPNLGEGREAILEAMEARRQGLLIYRQDVWPPAKK encoded by the coding sequence ATGCCTGAGACATCAAACAAGGTCCCTGCCGCTTCCCCCTCGTCCCCCTCGCCATTGCCGCCACCCCTCCCAATGTCAGAAGCCCTGGACTTCTGGCAACAGAAGATCCAGCTGCCCCCCGCGGAGTTCTATCGCCTGGCCGAGGCCCAGCGGGTGCGGGCTTTTACTGTCAGCGGCCTGGCCCGGGCGGACATGCTGCATCAGGTCCACCAGAGCCTGGAAACCGCCCTGCGAGACGGCATCACCCTGGAGCAGTTCAAGAAGAACCTGGCCGGCGTGTGGGAGGAGAACGGCTGGACAGGACACAAGGCCTGGCGCATCGACAACATCTTCCGGACGAACCTGCAGACGGCCTACAACGTCGGGCGGTACAAGCAAATGGCGGAGGTGGCCGAGGATCGGCCATTCTGGCAGTACAGCGCCGTGAACGACAGCCGCACCCGCCCGACGCATCGGGCGCTGCACGGGAAGGTCTATCCCCACGATTCGCCCTTTTGGGACACCTGGTACCCGCCCAACGGCTTCCGCTGTCGGTGCAAAGTCAAGACCCTGTCTGCCGATGACGTCCGCGCCCGCGGCCTGGCCGTGGAAGAATACCTCAAGGATGATCTCATTGAACCGGTGGGCGAGCATGGCCCCATGCCGGCCCGGCCCCTGCGACCGGATGCGGGCTTTGCCGGCAATCCGGGCAAGGAGGCCTGGAGTGGGCTTTCGCCGGAGCCCATTGACGAGGCCGAGGTGCGCCTGCGGCCCACGGCCATGGTCTGCCCCAACCTGCGGGGGGCGAGCTTTGCGGAAAAGTCCAGCCACAATGCGCCGTGCGGCCTGCCCCTGGCGGACATCCCGGCGCGGTACATCCATGCCGTGGCGCCCCAGGACATCCTGCCCACGGGCCAGCCGGCGGAATTCTACGCCCGCGCCTTCATGGCCGAATTCGGCCTGGGCCTGCATGACGCCAAGGTGCTGAACATCCCCGGCACCTCCCTGCCGCTGGTCATTGACAAGGATTTGCTGCTGGACAAGCGCAAGCCGAACCGACCGTTAAAAACCCTCAAGATGCAGCGCGCGCCGTACATGAAGCTGCTGGCGCGGACGATTCTGGATCCTTTTGAAGTCTGGCAGGCCCCGGTGGAAGTGACCGGACGAGGCATGGAGGCCCTGCACTTCGTCCGGTTGTTCGGCGAAGAGCGCGTGGGCGGCTTTGCGGTGTTTTCCCTGCTGGACATGCGTCGCTGGGTTGGCTCCACCGCGTATACTCCCAACCTCGGAGAGGGCCGCGAGGCGATTCTTGAAGCCATGGAGGCCCGGCGGCAAGGCCTGCTGATCTATCGGCAGGATGTCTGGCCACCGGCAAAAAAATAG
- a CDS encoding major capsid protein, whose amino-acid sequence MTASQARVIDPILTNVARGYTNGAMVGMLLFPAVPVGARGGKIVKFGRENFRRYTTARAPGTHVATVQYGYAGESYALTDHGLAGLVPVELMEDATAVPGIDLAGGAVRMVQDVVALNLEAEQAALARNAASYAVSNKATLSGTTQWSHADSDPVKAVETAKEAVRASVGMRPNTMVIGPKVLAALKTHPVILDRIRYTGRDVPTLELLASLFGLDRVASGDAVQEDASGALVDVWGGDAVLGYTTLGTLASQGTPSYGYTYRLRNYPVVERGYYDADQRSWKYPTFDAVAPVLAGADAGFLFKDAA is encoded by the coding sequence ATGACCGCTTCCCAGGCTCGCGTTATTGATCCCATCCTGACCAACGTGGCCCGCGGCTACACCAACGGGGCCATGGTCGGCATGCTGCTCTTCCCCGCGGTGCCCGTGGGCGCGCGGGGCGGCAAGATCGTCAAGTTCGGCCGCGAAAACTTCCGGCGTTACACCACGGCCCGCGCACCGGGTACGCATGTGGCCACGGTGCAGTACGGCTACGCCGGGGAAAGCTACGCCCTGACGGACCACGGCCTGGCCGGCCTGGTGCCCGTGGAGCTCATGGAAGACGCCACGGCCGTGCCGGGCATTGACCTGGCCGGCGGAGCCGTGCGCATGGTGCAGGACGTGGTGGCCCTGAACCTGGAGGCCGAACAGGCCGCCCTGGCCCGCAATGCCGCCAGCTACGCCGTGTCCAACAAGGCCACCCTGTCCGGGACCACCCAATGGAGCCATGCCGATTCCGACCCGGTCAAGGCCGTGGAGACCGCCAAGGAGGCCGTGCGCGCCTCCGTGGGCATGCGCCCCAACACCATGGTCATTGGCCCCAAGGTCCTGGCTGCCCTGAAGACCCATCCCGTGATCCTGGACCGCATCCGGTACACCGGCCGTGACGTGCCCACCCTGGAGCTGCTGGCCAGCCTCTTTGGGCTGGACAGGGTGGCCTCGGGCGACGCGGTGCAGGAAGACGCGTCGGGCGCGCTGGTGGACGTGTGGGGCGGGGACGCCGTGCTGGGCTACACCACCCTGGGCACCCTGGCCTCGCAGGGCACGCCGTCCTACGGCTACACCTACCGCCTGCGCAACTATCCCGTAGTTGAGCGGGGCTACTACGACGCGGACCAGCGGAGCTGGAAGTATCCGACCTTTGACGCCGTGGCCCCGGTGCTGGCCGGCGCGGATGCCGGTTTCCTCTTCAAGGATGCGGCGTAA
- a CDS encoding phage portal protein family protein — AVPRVWRVFEDEDLDAQVKREVQICSMGVARPTLKHIQDTYGGEWEAVEKQQPAAGPEAPPQGEGQAEEKSEEASEGKPEEKANKEPKEPPAFAEPASGTAQARRFTPDQQALELLVAGVLPEGVAAAASLAGEIDAVIAQATSFEDLRILLAAAMDGESPGQAALADTLHRASVAAELHGREQVQVEGQEEGGEDDA; from the coding sequence GGCCGTGCCCCGCGTCTGGCGCGTCTTTGAGGATGAAGACCTGGACGCCCAGGTCAAGCGCGAGGTGCAAATCTGCAGCATGGGCGTGGCCAGGCCGACCCTCAAGCACATCCAGGACACCTATGGCGGGGAATGGGAAGCCGTGGAGAAGCAGCAGCCGGCGGCAGGGCCGGAAGCGCCCCCGCAGGGAGAAGGGCAAGCCGAAGAGAAATCGGAAGAGGCGTCGGAAGGCAAGCCCGAAGAGAAGGCGAACAAGGAACCGAAGGAGCCGCCGGCCTTTGCCGAGCCTGCTTCCGGAACGGCCCAGGCCCGCCGCTTCACGCCGGACCAGCAGGCGTTAGAATTGCTGGTTGCCGGCGTCCTGCCCGAAGGTGTTGCCGCCGCCGCCAGCCTGGCCGGGGAGATTGACGCCGTGATTGCGCAGGCCACGTCCTTTGAGGATCTGCGCATCCTGCTGGCCGCGGCCATGGACGGCGAGAGCCCCGGCCAGGCCGCCCTGGCGGACACCCTGCACCGGGCCAGCGTGGCTGCGGAGCTGCATGGCCGGGAGCAGGTGCAGGTGGAAGGCCAGGAAGAAGGAGGCGAGGACGATGCCTGA
- a CDS encoding phage virion morphogenesis protein, protein MAGISYTVNDAVVRQALQALRHKAGNLRPALRTIGEIIINQTDDAFESGKSPAGVPWKPSRRVAKQGGQTLVNTARLRNSITKDVGDDAVQVGTSVVYAAIHQLGGDIRQQGRTQVNAHRADGRFLSRAAERRRKKPVVISTAVIGPRTIHMPARPYLPDETSVNRDAILAAIARHLELY, encoded by the coding sequence ATGGCCGGCATCTCCTACACCGTCAACGACGCCGTGGTGAGGCAGGCCCTGCAGGCCCTGCGGCACAAGGCCGGGAACCTGCGGCCCGCCCTGCGGACCATTGGCGAGATCATCATCAACCAGACCGATGACGCCTTTGAATCGGGGAAGAGCCCGGCGGGCGTTCCCTGGAAGCCATCCAGACGCGTGGCCAAACAGGGCGGGCAGACGTTGGTCAACACCGCCCGCCTGCGCAACTCCATCACCAAGGACGTAGGCGACGATGCCGTGCAAGTGGGCACCAGCGTGGTCTATGCGGCCATCCATCAGCTGGGCGGGGACATCCGGCAGCAGGGCCGGACGCAGGTCAATGCCCACCGGGCCGACGGCCGCTTTCTGTCCCGCGCCGCCGAACGCCGCCGCAAGAAGCCCGTGGTCATCAGCACGGCCGTCATCGGCCCGCGGACCATCCACATGCCGGCCCGGCCTTATCTGCCCGATGAAACCAGCGTGAACCGCGACGCCATCCTGGCCGCCATCGCCAGGCACCTGGAGCTGTACTGA
- a CDS encoding DUF1320 domain-containing protein, with the protein MYCTVPDVLALLPEAEVLQLADDALTGDLAAPEVQAVLAEAIEQAGREIDAFVQAVRPVPLTPVPGLIANLAAKLAGHNLWLRRPGVTEPEAWKDETARCRRLLEHIALGKLALGAPAGADPATEPATDNAPAFAKGESVMDTYTGGW; encoded by the coding sequence ATGTACTGCACCGTGCCCGATGTGCTGGCCCTGCTGCCCGAGGCCGAAGTCCTGCAGCTGGCCGATGACGCCCTGACGGGCGACCTGGCCGCGCCCGAGGTGCAGGCCGTGCTGGCCGAAGCCATCGAGCAGGCCGGGCGGGAGATCGACGCCTTTGTGCAGGCCGTGCGGCCCGTGCCCCTCACTCCCGTGCCCGGCCTCATCGCCAACCTGGCGGCCAAGCTGGCCGGGCACAACCTCTGGCTGCGCCGGCCCGGCGTCACCGAGCCCGAAGCCTGGAAGGACGAAACCGCCCGCTGCCGGCGGCTCCTGGAGCACATCGCCCTGGGCAAGCTGGCCCTGGGCGCCCCTGCCGGGGCGGACCCGGCCACGGAGCCGGCCACGGACAATGCGCCGGCCTTCGCCAAAGGCGAATCCGTCATGGACACGTACACGGGGGGCTGGTGA
- a CDS encoding capsid cement protein translates to MQSRPVLTLTLTASGAVAAHRFVTAAGAQVAAAGAAALGVSRSDAAAGTLFPCDTLGTGIVEAGEAITAGAALEAGADGRALAHDTGVKVAIALQAAAAAGQKIEVLLLPGA, encoded by the coding sequence ATGCAATCCAGACCCGTTTTGACCCTGACCCTCACGGCCTCGGGCGCGGTGGCGGCGCATCGCTTTGTCACCGCCGCCGGGGCGCAGGTGGCCGCCGCCGGGGCGGCGGCCCTGGGCGTGTCCCGTTCCGATGCGGCTGCCGGGACGCTGTTCCCCTGCGACACCCTCGGCACCGGCATTGTCGAGGCCGGGGAGGCCATCACCGCCGGGGCGGCCCTGGAGGCTGGGGCCGACGGCCGCGCCCTGGCCCATGACACCGGCGTGAAGGTGGCCATCGCCCTGCAGGCGGCCGCGGCCGCCGGGCAGAAAATTGAAGTCCTGCTGCTGCCGGGCGCGTAA
- a CDS encoding VpaChn25_0724 family phage protein, with the protein MSFAKTLTEDRRLVILRFLSEAQGWHLNTAVLHTALDNYAHSVSRDQVETDAAWLAEQGLVTVEAVGPVRVATLTDRGLDVAEGRAVVPGVKRPGPRSGLR; encoded by the coding sequence GTGAGCTTTGCCAAGACGTTAACGGAAGATCGCCGGCTGGTGATCCTGCGCTTTTTGTCCGAGGCCCAGGGCTGGCACCTGAACACCGCCGTGCTGCACACCGCCCTGGACAACTATGCCCACAGCGTCAGCCGTGACCAGGTGGAGACGGACGCCGCCTGGCTGGCGGAACAGGGGCTGGTGACGGTGGAGGCCGTTGGTCCCGTGCGCGTGGCCACCCTCACGGATCGTGGCCTGGACGTGGCCGAAGGCCGGGCGGTGGTGCCTGGCGTCAAGCGACCCGGCCCGCGGTCTGGCTTGCGGTAG
- a CDS encoding DUF2730 family protein, protein MSWDAVLAKFMPWALLLVQALFGWAMWSLRKEFVRKDDHSLSCSSLAQRLVAVEQHLDRMPTAEQWQQLQVAIEEMRGGHKVVLAKLEGQGEVLKRIEHPVHLLMEHHLRGDK, encoded by the coding sequence ATGAGCTGGGACGCGGTGCTTGCCAAATTCATGCCCTGGGCGCTCCTGCTGGTGCAAGCGCTTTTTGGCTGGGCCATGTGGAGCCTGCGCAAGGAGTTTGTGCGCAAGGACGATCACAGCCTGAGCTGCAGCAGCCTGGCCCAGCGCCTGGTGGCCGTGGAACAACACCTGGACCGCATGCCCACGGCCGAGCAGTGGCAGCAACTGCAGGTGGCCATTGAGGAAATGCGCGGCGGGCACAAGGTGGTGCTGGCCAAGCTGGAAGGCCAGGGCGAAGTGCTGAAGCGCATTGAACACCCCGTGCACCTGCTCATGGAACATCATCTGCGAGGCGACAAGTGA
- a CDS encoding DUF3486 family protein yields MPGVSTVKRLPPEIRDEVHRLLESGQTLDAVVAHLRGMGVEAVSRSALGRYKQNFDRIMEKVRRSRDIADALVRNFGQEDEHKSARANIEMMHAIVSDMLMQIGDPDDPDGGGEGGGGLQLDARQAHDLAKALDHLAKARKADQDAIVRAREEGARAEAKAASERMEASAKRAGVSDDVIRTIRRDVLRMAE; encoded by the coding sequence ATGCCTGGAGTATCCACCGTGAAGCGCCTGCCGCCCGAAATCCGGGACGAAGTGCATCGGCTGCTGGAGTCCGGCCAGACCCTGGACGCCGTTGTGGCCCATTTGCGCGGGATGGGCGTGGAGGCCGTCAGCCGCAGCGCCTTGGGCCGCTACAAGCAGAATTTTGACCGCATCATGGAGAAGGTGCGCCGCAGCCGGGACATTGCCGACGCCCTGGTGCGCAACTTTGGCCAGGAAGACGAGCACAAGAGCGCGCGGGCCAACATCGAGATGATGCATGCCATTGTCTCGGACATGCTCATGCAGATCGGGGATCCCGATGATCCGGACGGCGGGGGCGAAGGGGGCGGCGGCCTGCAGCTGGACGCCCGGCAGGCCCATGACCTGGCCAAAGCGCTGGACCATCTGGCCAAGGCCCGCAAGGCGGACCAGGACGCCATTGTCCGGGCGCGGGAGGAAGGGGCCAGGGCCGAAGCCAAGGCGGCCAGCGAGCGCATGGAGGCCTCGGCCAAGCGTGCCGGCGTGTCCGACGACGTCATCCGGACCATCCGCCGCGACGTGCTGCGCATGGCGGAATAG